The segment AAGTAGTTTTCTATCACCTCACCTCTCTTGTGTAAGCGCTGGATCCGCGCTCGAGGAAGCCTGCTCTCGACGGCAGGGTTGTTTTTCTATGGAAATTTCCTGGTAACGTAATTTCAGgaaaattaagttatataaatgtttgtaaccatttatttcaaaaacaaatcctTTCTTTCATCTCGCTCATCCTAATTCGTGTGAGGTACTTACTTTTCTTGAAATTACGACCACTTCttgttattgaaaatgtgttttcaACAACCGgcttatgtgtgaaatggagaagacaagaATGATAACCGCCATTGTTGTGTCacacaataatattacttatgaCCGCCCGCGCCTAACCGTTATCTGTACGTCCTGAGATCGATTCCCAGGCCGGTGAGTTACTTGGTATTGTGACGATATTCGTCATCGATTCTATACGTGTTGTGCCTCTTTTCCTGTTTGGTGCATCGGacttacaataaaaagttacaacaatacaaatgttacaataaataataatatttcaattattaaacatttaagtagtattcagtattatttatattgaagttGAGTAATAACATGTTGTCAAGCAATCAGCTGATGCGTTGACATCAGTGGCCACAACACAACATGGCCACCCGTCTTAGATAATTTAGTAATGATCTAAGACACCAGTAGTTGTGCTACAATGCGTTCCGCAGAACATCAAGCTAgccatttataaatattgtattaaatttctaGCTCGTATTGTAAGTATTGGACCGTAATTTCTTGAGACGACAAGATAAGTAGATCGTCTGCTCTCCAAGAGACATGATGGCGTAAAAGCCTTACTTTATCAAACTTTATggcataaattaattttgatttatttttttacatcaatacctataccccccccccccccctctaatttttaaactaagCAGTGAAATCATGGAATCAAAGAATTCAATAATAACTTCAAATGAAACTTCAAATTGTTTTGAACAAAATGGATATCAAGCAGTTTACGAAATATGGGATTATTTCGATATTTACGTATATAATTAAGGAATTTGTAACTACAAAgcgttacaaatattaaattaaacttcaaCCTTTTACAGCGGGGcttatgattattaatttaggcATTTAATTTTCGAGAACAATTAGGTTTCTCACAAGAAATTCTCACAGGAAAATTagagacatatatatatatacaaaaaaaaagatcgagctgaccagttccccccggctgcacccgttcacgagttgacgcgtgagtcagtcaaccacaatagagggaaccttccgacccgatccacgatccacatttaaaataataatataggtatcttGCCATTGCTCCCAACATCGTCAACAATTTCCTTCCGCGTAAAGACATATTATCACATTTTACGACTAGGTAGTCGGTAGGTAGACAtttagtggcaagtaatcaCATGCACATTAGTGATCTTAAACTGTTAACCAGTGAGCAAGTTTACCCACGAtgatttccttcaccggtagcAAGTGGCGGTCAAAACCTGCACAGTACTGTACAGATAATACTGATCAGTGTCATAGTATTGATCATCACAAATTTATCCGAATCGAAGCGCGAACAAAATCCTAGAATTTTAAGCGGAGTCCTGTGATGGCGCTTGTtctgtcaaaattaaattaacttaacGTAACCTAAGGTTTCCCAGTTAACTCATATAACAGTCTGCTAATTAATTTTGGTACGAAACAATTTACATTGAAATTGTACGCGAATGGAAACTAACAGCTAAGTTATCTTTACGTGGAAATATGTCAGTATTTTGAATATACCACTAATTCGTAACTATGTTAACTAACAGCCACCTAACTTTTAACTAGCACTAGGGTTCTATTCAGCTCTGCTAAAATTTTCACTTACCCGATTTATTTACACAGATAACGATTCGGAGTTTGGGAACAGATAACTATCAAACTTCAGGCAGGtacaattattcaaaattcttaattcaatttaggatgatatacatcacttattgatgtcaaaaaaattacttaaactaagtctactgccggcttccaaagcgcaggtgaagaagaagcggcgcaacaaacttcaccgcagccttttctccaaggacgtcaattaacaaatattggtCTTATTGCAATGCAAGTCGGTACAACAATGGGCAATGCCAGGTTTTCGGTAGCCGGAGCGCATGATTGCCAGGTTTTATTATGATTCAAGAGGTTGGTTTTTGTATATACTTTTTGTATGActtcatttttgaaaaagctTTCACGTAGTAGGTGGACCAGTGTCGTAACATCGTGTGTATATTCgtattagtatattataatttttttatacaaacatcCTTCTTTTGTAGAGGAATTCAGCGTCCATATGATTTGAAGTATATGAGATATCTTCGTGTAGCACTGATGATTATTGGAGCGTGGCCAGGAAAGGATTTAGGGGAAGGCGAGCGATTTCGACTCGTGTATAAATTTTGGAACTTTGTCATTTGTTTCCACAACTTGATCGCTGGCGCGGTTTATTTATGGAACAATATGAGGGATATCGCCTTTTACGAAGTGGTCGAAACTTTATTAACCGTTCTCATGATCGGCGTGTGTGTCGTAAGTATAcgttttatgtaggtatttattgaatttcatGACTTCCAAATGAGGAGGAGGTTATAATAGTCGAGTGCAACGTTTTtttgagtacctacctatgttcAACGATTTCCCCGTCAATTATGGAccgaatttcaaaattattgttttgcttgaaaaatatagcctttcaagcaaaataacaattttgatctcgtgttaagaaaaaaaataacatttatttaactttgtaaCAAATGCGCAGACCGGTTTTggttcattttaatatatacttagtagtcatattacctacttaataaattatgttattatagtCGAGATTCATCACTCTTTTCACAAAAAAAGCACGACATATTGATCACTGACTTCATTGTGGACATCCATCTGTTTCGTCATAGCAACGTGTCTGAATATGCAAAGGAGGGATTTATAATACTGTATACGTAATTTGTGATACTATAGTATCCTTTATGTAATAGCCTTTATGTACTAAGTCCGTAGTATTTACGAGCGTGGTGAGTACTATATGGAAGTAAGAAAAATCACCAAAAATTTGTTTCATGCATCTACATAGACACTCGggtctatatatatacatagcaAAATAATCAGATATGCTACAGACCTAGTTCTTGAAAGGAAGTCGGTCCCAAGTTATATGCCTAACACAAATTTCCATTCATTTAACTTGATACCTACGTACCAAATGCCttaagtattttgttattttatgattttggGTGCCATTAAAGGCGACTCAACTTTTTTGGCGTTCTCTTAACTGCCGCCATCCAGCAATTTTCCTGggagtataatataatacaaccTAGCAacttgtgtaattttatttcgaaattttcaCGGGAGCGAACAACAAAGGACAAGTTCAATTATCAATCCACAAGTTGTGCCATTTCTTCACTTTATACACATATGTGTTCGTGGTCTTTCTCTTTACTTTTTCCAATTTGATCCTCATCTTGAACAACATATCCAAGGGTGGTTTCAGCCGACAACCACCCCCCAACAAGACGTATGAACACTCCGTCTATTACCAGCTGCCCTTCGACTACCAACATAATTTTAACGGCTTCATGTTCGTATTCATTTTCAACTGTGCGTCAACTGTGTGTACGTCTGCACCTTGTGTATAGAGTATAACGtttttacagatttttaaaacgactatgtcatattttattgtgcTGCGGACAGTAACAGACAATTAAAGGACATACCTAATtgattctataaaattaaagacatactgtataaattaataaagtttttgtcATCATAATTTCAACCTCTTTCCACCCACAATATTGGCCGAAACTATATTTCAAGGCTTGGAAACTTAAGTCGTAGTCGGATACGAAATATAGCTATAACATTTAACACCCAGCTCCCGAAGATAGAACCCGCGGGGAGAGTCTAGtgagaaataataacaaacacaaGTAGCAAAGAAGTACGTCTACATAATCCACTTTCCcagcattaaaaataattcagaatttataatgatattcTCCTTAAGGCAAAAACATGTCTAGAAAAATATGATCTTCGAACGAAAGCTTACCTGGGCTTTGTCGGAGCTTCTTAAAAAGCTTCGCTTTGAGCTTCAAGATGCAATTACTGCATcattgagaaatatttttctctagTAACGAGGGCAATTCAAGAACTCTAAAGTCGTCTAGAGGTTTCATATTAAAACGTGAGCTGTTTGACACCTACGCACCTTAAGAACCTTAGACGTCCTTGTGTATCCTTATATATAGACGTAATTGGCATTTCAATAAGTCTACATAAGCTCTCAATAATTGGAGTCATTATTggtatttcaatttataaatgtgttttgtaaaattatgatattaatttaagtgATTTTTTGTCCTATCATGAATTAGTCTGCATCAATACTCATAATAATTAGTAGACAAtctcatttttattcaaacttaaCACTTTATTAAGTTACTTTCTCTTCGGCTGTCATTGAAAGTGCTGATTCGTAACTGCGTAAGAGGAAAAATTGACTATATTGTCCAACTATTAACACACAAAAAACACTAAATAACAATACCCAGGTCAATAATTCTTAAATGAGGTAGGATGACCAATATGTGAAATAAACCTTTAAGAAAGTCATCTGTCTCCTTCAGAGATTTGTTGGGCCCTCGGTGCTTGGGGGGAGATTCAATATAAGACCTCTGAAGCCCTCCTCCCACCTCTTCATCGATACGAGCGACAATtgcttttatgtttattttattttttattaatttacattttattacattacgtTCGTTTTATAAGCGGCTTTGTCAATGAGACTGATCTTTCATGATACGATGCGGAGTAATATTGTGACGAAGTCGAAATTCTTGTCGAAGTCGACTCTTTTAAGACAACAGCATCAAATTGGCGCGTCATGCATTTGTCATGCAACTTGGACAAAGTGGAAGCGAACGAGCATTTGGCACaccagtaaaataaaatgtatgtttaatttatatactttttagtGAATCCGTGGAGATCGAAAAAGGGGAAAGGTTTCgctcactttttttttttagatgatacgGCTGCATTACGAAatcattatatgttttttccTATGCCACTCTATGAAATTCAAATGGAAATGGGCCGGTCACCTGGCCAGAACGTCAGACGCAAGGTGGATGGTGGTGGTGGTAGTAATGTGGAAAGGATCTGCAGAAAAGAGAAGAAGGGGAAAACCACAACGAACATGGATCAACGACATAAAAGGAATGGCAGGCGAAAATTGGTGTATTAAGGCGCAAGATAGGAAAAGCTGGTTGGAAATGGAGGAGGCCTTTACCTCAGAGAGGGATTCTCATTCGAAAGGGaaaaaagggaaaaaaatagctaaaaacaataaaactctATAgcatctaaaaaaaaaatcttttttataaatgtaatattatggaTTAATTGGAAtgatttgattaattatttaatacttacataattaaaaatgacactaattatatacttatacaattagtgattttgttaattagtaatacttacttttttttttgaaacaaaagatTTTGTAATATGCATGAAATATGTAATGTGTGTGAGTGAGAAATTAACCAATAAAaggctttttattattatttatttattatatgttttcagTTAGTATGTGAAACGGAGACAGGAATTGTAAACGGCGCCATTAATAAAGCtcagaaagttgtgtgtgctCTTGTCGCATGGTGATCTCGACCCTCAGCCACGAGGAATATAAGAAGACATGAAGTAGCGGAGTCTAAGCTAGTTCTTGAACGAGATAGTGATGCCCATCACATAAAtaggttaattaatttaaccaaCTATTATTTACTGCTTACGCTTACAATTTTAACACTCGGGCAATTTCAATTCGATTAGAAATTTTAGTTCATTGACAtcgttcaaattcaaaatgtcgTAAAAATAACAAGTCAAACTATCAGCAAATTAAATTCTGCTACAAATATGTTAGCAACAATTTTCAACGAAAATTGCATTAGtatgtttaaaactattattaacaaccaagattaatttttaatttaacaacttGTTTtcaacgaaataaataataattaatagcttattttttttttaattagcagATAAtaagaagtttaaaaaaagctaatttaaaaaaataatttaacgataatgtttgttatttttaagccGCTTAGCCCACCtctaaatacttaaatatgttGTGCTTGCcacatgtattttattgtaatctgCGGAGGTACACACTAATTTCGCGTAGGTGTAACAACGCGTTGGTTGTGTTGTTCGGTTGATCTGCAATTCCAATTATCCTAATTGGACGGTCTCTCTCTGAATAATACGCATTATATATAATGAGCGATGGTATAATGACATAAGGACCGTGTAGGTatagtgaaaataatttatataaagctCGAAATTTATGAACTTGTTACAGGAGTTTGTTAAAATATCCAGTTTCATAAAATACCTGAATGTTTCAAAGGCTTTATCATACGAGTAAATCGcgaacataaaatattcaaacaatatTTGAGCTTTTCGGAGTGCACAAAAGAGATTACGTAAACAGAACTACAACTAACAATTGAAATTAGAACGCATAGTTTGTTTTCATGTAATATCCAGCAATGGACCGCTACAGCCGTTCACATACAAAGACTTTGCAGtactgaataatattatttagataaaagtaATTCAGGATCAAATACCTACTTAGcttatctctctcatctctgctagttcccggtttctttcggggttgtgacgccgcgaagcccggaatcaaagtagaaaatattttttaatattgaaaattcgaCTGTGATGTCAAAACCGGCGGcgtgcctgacgtcaaccctcctcgGGAATGCTAATTTTTATACTTGCTACTCTCCACCATAttcgtaaaaatttaaaattatttttactcaaATGTAAAACGGTTTTTctgtttataaatgaaatattaatttactgttTAGGTTAAgttgtataaaatttgtaggtttaggtgcataatttattatgtttttacccgagcgaagccgggacgggccgctagttatatatGTGCACTAGGCAGATATTATTCGCGGTATTCAAATAGGTATTGTATGAATACCGtctgagtaaaaaaaaatagtgtgGTGGGCGAAACAGGCTTtaggtatgtttattacaatcATTAGAGTATGAAAATTGGAACCATGGCGCACGGGTACGctgagaaatatataattccaAAGACCAACAAAACAGTTCAATGTTTAATTCGGTTCTCAAAGCGTTAGGCCGCGTTGTCACTACGACCcgttaattttcttgaggaaggaataatatccaaaatcaatcattcataaactttacagtacagattaattatttcaaagacAAATAGTAAAACGAATTCttatctttgttaaaatttgaaacattgtaatgacagcgcggccgcaatGTTCAAAACGCTCTGAGATATACAAGTAcctaaaagaaattatacGTAGAAAAAGCTAAAAacgttttcataaaaaaaaaatatgatgggGTCTCATCTTTTAATCTGTGATTTATATGAGAAATGGATTacgatacaaaaatattagtgCTTGATAACAAAAACTAAGAGTGACTTACACGAGTCAACTTCAACGTTAACTTTTTAAACtgcgcgccgcgcgccgctgccgctaagacaaaatggcgtactttgcgttgcTCTGCACAGgttaatgtcaatgtcaaagttgacatcAGACCACACTAAGAGAAAGAAATGACTATGAACTATCTCAATGTTGTGAACTTCTTCATTCGTTGTCGGCGACTGTTCGCAGCATCATAAAATAGGAAAGAGTGGTTTTCAGAATCTgaaatagaaaagaaatatctaatctaaagtttgtaaaattattttatgtaaagttTGTAAATAAGAGTTTCAAAGTAAGTAGgagtttaaaatttcattttttagttatatttacgGTTTTCTGATTTGCCCTTAAAGTTAACCATACTATGTAAACAGGAATAATGTATttagtatagaaataaattattttttgaaacgtGGATTAACTTTACATACTCTGAAGATCGCGCGAATGAAGTTCATTAACTACAATAAAGGTTATATCTCATGATAATATATCGATTTGAATTTATGGTTCGATTACACCAGTTAatattgacgttaactttaacctgcgcagataAATGCAAATGAAAGTATGCCATTATGTATAAACGACCATTGCGCGTAATTTAAATCAACGTGAAACTGAACTGGTACAACTCACCATAAAAGTGTTACCACATGTtagaaattgttaaaatgaTTGTCCCGTCTCATACAACCCCTGCAGCATTGCCCCGTTGGATGGCCAGAAAAATTCAACATCCACTCAATATTATGCGTCTAACCAATTCATTAATGAACAGAAACCTTTTACATCCTTACAGCCAAATCCCCATCGACTCGCaagctatttaaataatacaaaacagtaatcattttcaaaacaGAATCTACAATtatgtgaatatattttaatgaattttagtGATTTAATAAATGGTAGCTGCCTACTACCCTACACattcaataaattgtaaatactcATCGACACGCCAACACTTGCAACAAGAGGCTCACCGATGCCATGGTCTGCACGCCGACCTCCACCATGCCCATGGCCTTCAGCCCCAGCGGGATCTGCGTCTGCCGCAGCAGCGTTATCACCAGCTTGCGGTTCTTGGTGTCCATGCACTCCCACGGCGTGTAGTATGCAGCGCGGACCACGTGATCAGTCTGGTAAGTAaggtttaattttgatttcagttgaatgtaaattataaagcCAGTCAAAGCCAGTGaagtttttaacaaaaaacttCTTCTGGCATTTATTactaattcaaaaattattaataagctGCAGTAATTGTGATAATAATAGTGGTTATAAAAGCTATAAATGTCTGCAGATggagttttaaaatgttatgggAGAAAAgtgttataataaatgaagGTATGACAGGAAACAGGCAGCTGTGGAAGGAAATGACATTATACGCCGACTCCAATTAAAATGGGATTTGGTAAAAAGCAAGACTGAGAACTGGGACACAAAAGACCTGTTTGTACAAATGTGTAAACCACACAGTCTATTGacataaataggtaattatcGTGGCTCGGTGGTCCTCTCATCTTGCTGTGAAATAACCTTATAGTTTCTCACCATAGAACTGATCAGCTCAAAAATGACGGACACAGTAGTCAAAAGCTGAATGAGACAGATAGTCAAGGGGCCGAAGCGTATCAAAGCCTTTGGATCCTGAAAAATAG is part of the Plodia interpunctella isolate USDA-ARS_2022_Savannah chromosome Z, ilPloInte3.2, whole genome shotgun sequence genome and harbors:
- the LOC128683183 gene encoding uncharacterized protein LOC128683183 produces the protein MPGFRGIQRPYDLKYMRYLRVALMIIGAWPGKDLGEGERFRLVYKFWNFVICFHNLIAGAVYLWNNMRDIAFYEVVETLLTVLMIGVCVHDILITDFIVDIHLFRHSNVSEYLCHFFTLYTYVFVVFLFTFSNLILILNNISKGGFSRQPPPNKTYEHSVYYQLPFDYQHNFNGFMFVFIFNCASTVCTSAPCV